The sequence below is a genomic window from Lolium perenne isolate Kyuss_39 chromosome 7, Kyuss_2.0, whole genome shotgun sequence.
GCTGACGAGGAGTCGGAGCTGCAGGTGCTCGAGGAGGCTGCGGAGGAGGTAGCCTACGGGTGGGTCGGCGGCGCGGCCGCTAAGAGGGCGGACTGGCTGGCAGCGTACCGTGCCCGCGCGGCGCCGGCGCTGGTGGCCCACCGGCGGAACTCCGCCGACTTCTCGGCCGTCGAAACCGCCGCGTTCCTCCGCGCCTGCGGCCTCTGCAACCGCCGCCTCGGACCCGGCCGTGACACCTTCATGTACAGGTGCGCCCGCAGAGATTTCCTCCCCCTTCGATTTGTTCTCTCAAATTCCCACGCGCCATGGCTTCCTGCGCGTACGAAGGACTGATCTGTTTCTTCTTGTCACGCGTGCGCAGGGGGGACACCGCGTTCTGCAGCCTGGAGTGCAGGGAGCAGCACATAACGCACGAGGAGTGGAAGGACAAGTGCGCGCTCGCCACCTCGAAGCCGACGCCGGTCATGGCGGACACGGTGGCGCTGGCGAGCGCCAGCTCAGACAAGCCCTCCGCTGAAGGAACGCTCGCCGCCGCCTGAGACGAGGATGGGCTAGCTGTTATAGCTGGAATCAGTCGTATATCTCGTCAACCTGTCTGCGCATGCCAACGGGTGATGGGTTGCGTAAGTTGTACGCCCATATATAATCTGCCGGATGAGCAGTTGTAATGTGAATATGTGATCTGAGGGCATGGGCACTCGCTCAACCCTGCATTTTGATTACGCCGGCCTTATGCTTTATGAAATCATCGGGCCCTAAATACTTGTCACGGATTTAGGGAGTACTAGTTTTTGAGAACCATGTTTGAACCGAGGCATATCTGAATCCAACTTCTAGGCCACTCATTCCACGCCCTCAATTGGGTTTTTCGGGGTAAGCTACAAACTTTGAAACTTAGTATAGTACACATTTTAGAATAGATCACGAATGAACATATTTAGGTCTCAAAATTAGTACCCATATATCTGCATTTGTTATATACGTGCAAATATTGTCACAAATGAACACATTTCTGTAGTTGCATTTCTAGTGGTGGTTTGATGTGGGACACAAAAAAAATCCCAGTCGCTTTAACATAACTATTACTGATCACTCCATTATATATGTTCTCTTGGCGCACAGGAATCATGCGTTGCATTGTGTCACCACTAGCACCAACTGGGAGAATCTTTCTCTATCGGAATCGAAGAAAAATCGATATGTCATGCTACATAGCAAGTGCGCGTCCGTGGATATCGATGCATGCAAGTCATTATACGTGTCTAATAATCTTGGCAATAATGCATATATACTAGAGTTATATGGGTGGTTGCTCACATAGTCACATGGGCACAGCTGTCGCTACAATTGATTTGAAAACGTTGCTTCAGAATTATAATCGTGAAATGTTATGGGAAATGGAAACGCAAGCCTGCGCTGATGAATTATACACAAGGAAGTGGGGTTCATCGATCAACAAAAAAGCATGCACATGGGATATGGCTGATGAATTATATGCAGGAATATGATGAACACAAGAGGTACAACATTGATAAGTTTTTTTCTTTTTGCAAAACATAGTATAGATGACACTCACAAATACATAAAAACACTCACACCTCTATTAACACACGCACATAGTTCAATAAAATTGATCCAGCGGATCTTAAAATTGATGAAGTCACCTCATACGCCTACCAAATTTTGCGTCAAACGTATAGGCACGCCGTTCAGATCTGTTAGGTCCCTTTCGGCCTCAACATCCTAACATGACCAAAAAATAAATAGATGGCAAATACAACCACATCATTAAAACACACTCATTTGCAACAAAAAGAACCAACCATATTTTCCCTGGGTGGGGCGTTATTTGCTTCGTGAGGCTTGCTTGCGACTCACCGGGATAGCACAATACGTACTACGAGGAAAAGCACACCTTGTCACTATCTGGTGGTGTCACTAGTGGGCGGTGGTCCTTGCAGAAGAGATGCCCTCGCGTCCAAATCGCGTGCAACTGACGAGCATCCTTCACCGCCCACTTGTCGCCCTACACTTGGAGCCTCTCCTATTCGTCGCTCTTGGGATCTCAAAAAATCATTCTTTCATTCTCGCTATCTcataaaaataaaatggaaaaTGAGCCTATTTGAAGTAGAGCATTTTCTTTTTGACGTTAGAGAGCAAAGAGTGCATTATTGAAGGGAGACTAGTCAACCTGAACATGATGTAGGCATTATTATTTGAGAGTTCAGACCAGATTCTTGCAAACCAGAAGATCGTTCTCATGAGTTCCCAACAAAAtggaaaagagaaaagaaagaaaacaagaaaacaagaGAATTCACCTTACTCTCATTTATGTACACTTGCCCGTTGCCCTCTTCAGATTGCCGTTCACTACAGTTCAGTTTATACTAGTAGCAATAACTCTCGAACAAAGCGCCGCTTCAGTTCAAGTCTTCACGAGACGGAGAAAACAATGGCCTCCGGCTAATCAGTACGCTTGGCCAATTTAACACAGACAAAATGGCATTGGATGTGGAAGTATCTGAAAAATTTCGGGTGAAATTTTCTCCGTCCTATTTGAGACTTTGCAAACCTTCTCTCAGAAGCAGATAACTTATAAGACCTCCTAACTACTTATTATCCGACGTTCGTAACCAAGCAGGGTGTgatgttttttttaaaaaaactggAGCAAACATTTGCCCAATCTGAGTAGAGTAGTGGGTATATTTGTGGCTTACTCAATCTTGCTCAGTATATGAAGATTTAGCTATTTTGCTAGCCCTTGCTCTCATTCAAGCTTGCAACTGTGTATGTCTAGTTTATGCAGATCTGCACGAAATCTTGCTATTGTAGGTCATATTTGTAAGCCTCTTTGTGGTACATCTAGTCAAAACCTTGGTATTGTACATGCCGGTGTGGTAGATTTACATATAATATTGCCCATATCTAGTGTTTTTAGGTTCTTCCAATTCTAACTGACCCCTACCTAGCTAGGTGCACACCCGCGATGACTTCGAACATGCCCTCATGGATACCCAAGACTTGTCGCCATTTGTTCAGGAGATCCAAGAGAACCCACTGCTAGCACTCACGTACCCGCAGGAGGGAGAAATTTACCCGACAAACGACATGCGTTATGTACTTGTTGACGAGCAAGACATGGTTGTTGCTTTCATGATCGCCAGGGTGAAGGCGATCAAGGCTGGTAAATCCCATAATACTAGTGGGATAAAGTTGGCGAATTCAACTATGAAGTGGCCACCTTACCTCTCCATCTTCGTCGTGAACAAGATGTGCGAGATCATCAAGAGTGACGACAGGACAAACAAGGGGTTCAAGGAGGCGCATCTGAATAATGTTGCCAAGAAGATATTTGATTACTTCCAATAGGAGGTGTCCTCACAGCAGGTCTACAACCACCTGCGTAAGTGGAGAACCAGGTGGATCCATGTCACGAAGCTGAGAGACCTCCGCAGTACCGGATGGGATGAGGACACTCATAGCATCCTCCTAGAGGACGAGCACTGCATAGGCCATGTCTTGGTACTAACCTGATTGTGTTCGTAAACTTTCACAACTAACCATGTCTTCTACCCTGCCCCGACTAACCAACTGTATATCTCGTTGTATTAGGCTCACCCAAAGGACGTTGAGTTCCTGAACAAGCCAATTACCAACTACGGTCGGCTACATGCAACAGATCTTCACCTTTAGCCTAGTCACCAACAAATATGCCATGGGATCCAGTGAGCCTCTAGGTACACCTTCCCCTGACGAGCATGGCACGGAGGAGTATGATACCTTAGTCGTTGACAACCACTACCATCCACCTCCCTCTCCGCGTCCTGGAAGTGCATATTTTGCTCATGCTACTAGGAAAGAGGAAGATGTCGGTCTTCGTTGATGAGGGCGTTAGCCACATGACCGAGGCCGCAAAAGCGGTGGCGATGACCATCACCAATGCTTCCCCTCCCGATGTGCACTCTAGCCTCTACTCCTCCGTCATGGGTGCCTCCAATATGTCCATCCCGAGGCAAAGATGGTGGCTCTCAGCCACCTCTTCAACAACAGAGCTAATGGCAACGGTTTTGTTTAGATGACTGAGGACCATACTGGAAGCTATGGCTTACGACCTTCCTGTCCAAGTGTAGTGCTTGTGGTTATGCATGCATGACAATGACGATGTTCGTTGTATATTTTAAAGTAGCTAGGACTTGGTGAGCAATTATGTCAAGACATGTATATTGAACTTGCATAATTAGTAGCTTACTCCCGGTTCTTAGCGCAATAGATCGCCTTCTATGTACCTCCCAAGGTTGGAGTTCATGAAGCTCCCTAGATCGCACGTCATGGTGAAGGCAGTAGCCTAAAGAacctcatcatcgtcttccaagtgATCTGGATCATGTATTTGCTACGCCCTGAACTTGTGTGATCGCCTAAACGCTAAAACTCATGGATGATAATTTCTTGGTTTTTTCAAAATCTGTTACTCCATTTGTTATGTTTTAGTAGTGTGTGTATTTAAGGATAATTCTGCACAAAAACGTCTTTACGGCTAAGTAACGATCATTCCAAGTTACTAGCTGCATTGATGCGTTTTGATTTAATAATGACACAAAAATATACTCCCTCCAAACCGGATTATAGGGAAATTACGCTTTTCGAGAAAAAAACTTTAACTAACaatttggtcaataaaatataagatatatattacaaaaattataccaatggaaacttcttttgaatatgaatccaatgatataatttttgtagcaTATATCTTACATTTTTTTGATCAATTTTGTAGTTAATTTTTTTCTCGAAATGCGTaattccctccgttcctttctatagtgcctatagatttttggcatttgaatataaggttgtagcatagctttttttcaattaccccctccccaTTCAGCTTtcaaatcgttcagctcccaaaattgttaaagttaggaagatatggatttttcaaattttacgttgatctcaaatcgttcagctctagggatcttgtgtaaaaaatactcttgccctAATTTCTGTGCTAAAAAACAATAGCCACTATAGAATGGAATAGAGGGTATTCAGGTtcgcaaaggaaaaatagaaaaacaataTCCGACCTACCGGATTCGAACCAGTGACCTAAGGATTTATCTGCAACGACTACAGTCCTCCGCTCTACCAACTGAGCTAAGGTCGGGTTTTGTTTTGTTTGgtaacttaggtttcttattcgtACATGTTGTTTTCACAACTTCTGCATATACGTCAAATCGACGAAGCAATAGTATTTTTGACGACACACGCTCTAAGTAGGGTCGTAAAAGTGCGGCCATGGTCACGCAAACTCCTCTACCAACTGACGTGCAATTCACAATTTGGGTAGTTGATGTGCCAGTTTTTTTTAAAGGGAGTTGATGTGCCAGTTATACATGCTTGTTTAAGAAATAATCTTGGAAGTACTAAATTTGCCAGGTGTTTTTATGCTTCGAGTGTCAAACGTTTATTATGAGCTGTGATTAGAGAAACCCTTTCTTTTCATCTGTTCATGGAGTTGCGGCATGCAGCCATCAGTATCACCAAAAAATGAGTTATTGTATTTACATTCATCTGATTTATTGTTCTTTCTATTATAAAGTTAAACAGGACCTGAACACATCACATACTAGGCGTACAAATTTGGAATAGttcataacacagataatttggaGAACAGTGACAACTTAAGTAAGTCTCAAGCTCAAAATATTTGACCCCATCCACAAAATAGTTCCAATTTCATTGCTCTGTTCTGTGACTGCCACAGCTGCTGGGGACTTGTTCAGATCATTCTATGTTACTGCCCTGCTCAATATAACCCAAGGAGCCAATTACTAAGGACCAGCATGGTTCTACAGGGCGTATCATTTTCCAATGCAAAATTTGCTGAATATGTTACTCAGAACTTCTTCAGATATGTCCTCTCCACTGATTGTTGCCAGAGCCAATGCAGCTTCCCTCAAGTCTATAGTCCAAAAATCCAATGGCAACTGCTCACTGATCGACGACTCTAGTCTTGTGAAAGCTTCTTGAGTCCTCATGAGCTGTTCCAGTTGTCTCTGGACAACAAATGGAATTGGAAAACAGTCAACAATCTTTCATGAAACAATTGAAACAGCAATTCTCACAGAGCAGAACTACTAGGGTTTCTACTGATGGCACATGGAAATATTTACCTGGTTTACAGTCCACCGTCGTCCCCCGGAAGGTATGGGCTCAAGACCTCTAATCTCTATTACAGCCTTCTCTAACTCAGAGATGCCTTTACCAGTGACTGCACATGTGTGTACATGTTTTCTGAAAATTCCACTGAATTTCTCAAACTGTTCTCCTGCAACAAATGGTGAGCAGTCTACCTTGTTGATAACAAGAACCATTGGAATGGCAGAACCTGGGGATTTCTGATCATCAAAAAGGATAAGGAATAGAATAGTTAGCATCTGATTTATTTATGTCTGGCAATCAATACTGAACAAGGCATGCAAAATTACCAGCCATCAGGCTGAATTGGTGAGATAATGAAACTGACAGTACCTTATCAAGCATAACATGTTCAATAAGTTTAGTGTCATCTTCAGTCCACCCATCAACTGCACTTATTGTCATAATAACCATATCAGCTCCCAGTGCGGCAGCCTCTGATCGTTCTACACCTGGTTAAGGGCAGAATAGAAGACAAGCATCAAGACTAACAATGCCACTACCATTATTCACTATACAATAATATATTTTGCGAAATATGTTGCTGCCCCTGATGGGCTACATCACCCCTAGATCAAATGTAACTTCATACTTTGAGATTCACTTATCTTTGTCATTTGAATTAATTACCTTCCGTCCCAAaataattgactcaactttgtctagacacggatgtatctagatgcattttagtgtgtagatacatctgtATCAAGAAAAAATTGACTCACttattttgggatggagggaatATATATTACTGATAATaataaaagctcaccaattttttccaCGATGTCATCAGTTTGTCTTATACCAGCAGTGTCTAGAAGGGTAACAGGGATGCCATGAATCGTGACATTTGCTTCTACTACATCCCTTGTAGTTCCAGCTATTTCAGTAACAATAGCTCTTTCACTCTGCAAGCTAAAAAATTAAGTTCCAATATCAACTTATTATGGATGCAACACAAGATAAATCAAACTATCGGAATTATACGGGAACGCTCCATGTATAGACTTAGCATGCGACGCCTGCCAGCGAAGCAGGAAGAAGGCATCACACATCAGAAACAAGGTGCAGTGGAGAAGAAGGGAAGAAAGGAA
It includes:
- the LOC127318603 gene encoding uncharacterized protein, which encodes MMGTKSQGSTVPSRHPMRRTTSMTEFAPPDVLADVAEEADEESELQVLEEAAEEVAYGWVGGAAAKRADWLAAYRARAAPALVAHRRNSADFSAVETAAFLRACGLCNRRLGPGRDTFMYRGDTAFCSLECREQHITHEEWKDKCALATSKPTPVMADTVALASASSDKPSAEGTLAAA